A window of the Dickeya dianthicola NCPPB 453 genome harbors these coding sequences:
- the leuS gene encoding leucine--tRNA ligase yields the protein MQEQYRPEEIEAHVQLHWQEKQTFKVTEEPGKEKYYCLSMLPYPSGRLHMGHVRNYTIGDVISRYQRMLGKNVLQPIGWDAFGLPAEGAAVKNNTAPAPWTYANIEYMKNQLKLLGFGYDWDREVATCKPDYYRWEQWFFTKLYEKGLVYKKTSAVNWCPNDQTVLANEQVIDGCCWRCDTKVERKEIPQWFIKITAYADELLNDLDTLESWPEQVKTMQRNWIGRSEGVEITFRIADGDDTLTVYTTRPDTFMGVTYVAVAAGHPLALKAAENNPALQDFIAECRNTKVAEADMATMEKKGVATGLFAIHPLTGENVPVWAANFVLMEYGTGAVMAVPGHDQRDWEFAHKYHLLVKPVILMADGSEPDLSAQAQTEKGRLFNSGEFDGLDFDAAFNAIADKLVSLGVGQRKVNYRLRDWGVSRQRYWGAPIPMVTLEDGTVIPTPEDQLPVILPEDVVMDGITSPIKADPEWAKTTVNGQPALRETDTFDTFMESSWYYARYTCPQYDQGMLDPAAANYWLPVDQYVGGIEHAIMHLMYFRFFHKLMRDAGLVNSNEPAKRLLCQGMVLADAFYHVGNSGERIWVSPSDVTLERDDKGRITKAFDNDGRELVYAGMSKMSKSKNNGIDPQVMVERYGADTVRLFMMFASPAEMTLEWQESGVEGANRFLKRVWKQVYDHTGKGATQPLDAAALTEDQKALRRDLHKTIAKVTDDIGRRQTFNTAIAAIMELMNKLAKASQESEQDRALTQETLLAVVRMLYPFTPHACFVLWNELKGEGDIDQAPWPVAEEQAMVEDSRLVVVQVNGKVRGKITVAADATEQQVRDRAAQEPLVAKYLDGVSVRKVIFVPGKLLNLVVG from the coding sequence ATGCAAGAGCAATACCGCCCAGAAGAGATCGAAGCGCACGTCCAGCTTCACTGGCAAGAGAAACAAACTTTCAAAGTGACCGAAGAACCCGGCAAGGAAAAATACTATTGCCTTTCCATGCTGCCTTACCCTTCTGGCCGTCTACACATGGGTCATGTCCGCAACTACACCATCGGCGACGTGATCTCCCGCTACCAGCGTATGCTGGGCAAAAACGTGCTGCAGCCGATCGGCTGGGACGCCTTTGGTCTGCCGGCGGAAGGCGCGGCGGTGAAAAACAATACCGCACCGGCGCCCTGGACCTACGCCAATATCGAATACATGAAAAACCAGCTGAAACTGCTGGGTTTCGGTTACGACTGGGATCGCGAAGTCGCGACCTGCAAACCGGATTACTACCGCTGGGAACAGTGGTTTTTCACCAAACTGTACGAAAAAGGCCTGGTTTATAAAAAAACCTCCGCGGTGAACTGGTGCCCGAACGACCAGACCGTACTGGCCAACGAGCAAGTGATCGACGGGTGCTGCTGGCGTTGCGATACCAAGGTGGAGCGCAAGGAAATCCCGCAGTGGTTCATCAAAATCACCGCTTATGCCGACGAACTGCTCAACGATCTGGACACGCTGGAAAGCTGGCCTGAGCAGGTCAAAACCATGCAGCGCAACTGGATCGGCCGTTCCGAAGGGGTGGAAATCACCTTCCGGATCGCCGACGGCGACGACACCCTGACCGTTTACACCACCCGCCCGGACACCTTCATGGGCGTGACCTATGTCGCCGTGGCGGCCGGTCACCCGCTGGCGCTGAAAGCGGCGGAAAACAACCCGGCGCTGCAGGACTTTATCGCCGAATGCCGCAACACCAAAGTGGCGGAAGCCGACATGGCGACCATGGAGAAAAAAGGCGTCGCCACCGGTCTGTTCGCCATCCACCCGCTGACTGGCGAAAACGTGCCGGTATGGGCCGCCAACTTCGTGCTGATGGAATACGGCACCGGTGCTGTCATGGCGGTACCGGGCCACGACCAGCGCGACTGGGAATTCGCCCACAAATACCACCTGCTGGTGAAACCGGTTATTCTGATGGCAGACGGCAGCGAGCCGGATCTGTCCGCCCAGGCGCAAACGGAAAAAGGCCGCCTGTTCAACTCCGGCGAATTCGACGGACTGGACTTTGACGCCGCCTTTAACGCTATTGCCGACAAACTGGTATCGTTGGGCGTCGGGCAGCGTAAGGTTAATTACCGCCTGCGCGACTGGGGCGTGTCCCGCCAGCGTTATTGGGGGGCGCCGATTCCGATGGTGACGCTGGAAGACGGCACGGTGATCCCGACGCCGGAAGACCAGTTGCCGGTGATTCTGCCGGAAGACGTGGTGATGGACGGTATCACCAGCCCGATCAAAGCCGATCCCGAATGGGCCAAGACCACGGTCAACGGCCAGCCGGCGCTGCGTGAAACCGATACCTTCGATACCTTCATGGAGTCGTCCTGGTATTACGCGCGTTATACCTGCCCGCAGTACGATCAGGGCATGCTGGATCCCGCAGCCGCCAACTACTGGCTGCCGGTAGATCAGTATGTGGGCGGTATCGAACACGCCATCATGCACCTGATGTACTTCCGTTTCTTCCACAAACTGATGCGCGATGCTGGCCTGGTTAACTCTAACGAGCCCGCCAAACGTCTGTTGTGCCAGGGGATGGTGCTGGCCGACGCCTTCTACCATGTCGGCAACAGCGGCGAGCGAATCTGGGTATCGCCGAGCGACGTGACGCTGGAACGCGACGACAAAGGCCGTATCACCAAGGCGTTCGATAATGACGGCCGCGAGCTGGTTTACGCCGGCATGAGCAAAATGTCGAAATCGAAAAACAACGGTATCGACCCGCAGGTCATGGTGGAACGCTACGGCGCCGACACCGTACGCCTGTTTATGATGTTCGCATCCCCGGCGGAAATGACGCTGGAATGGCAGGAATCCGGCGTGGAAGGGGCTAACCGTTTCCTGAAACGCGTGTGGAAACAGGTTTACGACCACACCGGGAAAGGCGCCACCCAACCGTTGGACGCGGCTGCGCTGACGGAAGACCAAAAAGCGCTGCGCCGCGACCTGCACAAAACCATCGCCAAAGTGACGGATGATATCGGCCGTCGTCAGACCTTCAACACCGCCATCGCGGCGATCATGGAGCTGATGAATAAGCTGGCTAAAGCGTCGCAGGAGTCGGAACAGGATCGCGCGCTGACCCAGGAAACGCTGCTGGCGGTGGTGCGGATGCTCTACCCGTTCACGCCGCACGCCTGTTTCGTATTGTGGAACGAGCTGAAAGGCGAAGGCGACATCGATCAGGCGCCGTGGCCGGTAGCGGAAGAACAGGCGATGGTGGAAGACTCTCGTCTGGTGGTGGTACAGGTCAACGGTAAAGTCCGCGGTAAAATCACCGTGGCGGCCGATGCCACCGAGCAGCAGGTTCGCGATCGGGCGGCGCAGGAGCCGTTGGTCGCCAAATATCTGGATGGCGTGAGCGTTCGTAAAGTGATTTTCGTTCCAGGCAAACTGCTTAACCTGGTTGTGGGTTAA
- the holA gene encoding DNA polymerase III subunit delta, with the protein MIRIYPEQLTAQLHEGLRGCYLLFGNEPLLLQESQDQIRTIARQQDFLEHFSFTLDNNTDWDAIFSTCQALSLFASRQTLLLMLPDAGPGAPAGEQLVKLTTLLHPDILLMVRGNKLTKAQENSAWFKALSQQGVYVPCMTPEQEQLPRWVAQRAKNMKLELDDAASQLICYCYEGNLLALVQALERLSLLYPDGKLTLPRVEQAVNDAAHFTPFHWLDALLGGKSKRAWHILQQLRLEECEPVILLRTVQRELLLLLQLKRHMATTPLRTLLDQHKVWQNRRPLLTQALQRLSLTQLQQAITLLSRLEITLKQNYGQPVWAELETLSMILCGKALPDGLLEV; encoded by the coding sequence ATGATTCGGATCTACCCCGAACAACTGACCGCGCAGCTCCATGAGGGGCTGCGCGGCTGTTATCTACTGTTCGGCAATGAACCTTTATTGCTGCAGGAAAGTCAGGATCAGATCCGGACTATCGCCCGTCAGCAGGATTTTCTGGAACATTTCAGTTTCACGTTGGATAACAATACCGACTGGGACGCCATTTTTTCCACCTGTCAGGCGCTCAGCCTGTTCGCATCCCGCCAGACCTTGTTGCTGATGCTACCAGACGCGGGTCCCGGCGCTCCCGCCGGCGAGCAACTGGTCAAACTCACCACCTTGCTGCATCCCGACATCCTGTTGATGGTCAGGGGCAACAAGCTCACCAAAGCGCAGGAAAACAGCGCCTGGTTCAAGGCGTTGTCGCAACAGGGCGTGTACGTCCCCTGCATGACGCCCGAACAGGAACAACTCCCCCGCTGGGTGGCGCAGCGCGCTAAAAACATGAAGCTGGAGCTGGATGACGCCGCCAGCCAGTTGATTTGCTATTGCTATGAAGGGAATCTGCTGGCGTTGGTGCAAGCGCTGGAGCGGCTGTCGCTGTTGTATCCGGACGGCAAGCTGACGCTGCCGCGGGTCGAACAGGCGGTCAACGATGCCGCGCATTTCACGCCGTTCCACTGGCTGGATGCGCTGCTGGGCGGCAAAAGCAAACGCGCGTGGCACATTTTGCAGCAGTTGCGGCTGGAAGAGTGTGAACCGGTCATCCTGCTGCGCACCGTACAGCGGGAATTGCTGTTGCTGCTACAGTTAAAACGACACATGGCGACCACGCCATTGCGCACCCTGCTCGACCAGCACAAAGTGTGGCAAAACCGGCGTCCACTATTGACGCAAGCGTTGCAACGCCTGTCGCTGACGCAGTTGCAGCAAGCGATTACCCTGCTGAGTCGGCTGGAGATCACCCTGAAACAGAATTACGGACAACCGGTCTGGGCGGAACTGGAAACGCTGTCGATGATTCTGTGCGGTAAAGCGCTGCCCGACGGCCTGCTTGAGGTATAG
- a CDS encoding amino acid ABC transporter permease: MSIDWNWGIFLQSAPFGNTTYLGWIISGLQVTVSLSLCAWVIAFLLGSLLGILRTVPNRLLSGIGTCYVELFRNVPLIVQFFSWYLVVPELLPANIGMWFKAELDPNIQFFLSSMFCLGMFTAARVCEQVRAGIQSLPRGQKAAGLAIGLTLPQTYRYVLLPNAYRVVVPPLTSEMLNLVKNSAIASTIGLVDMAAQAGKLLDYSAHAYESFSAITLAYIGINAIIMLIMQIVERKTRLPGNLGSK, translated from the coding sequence ATGTCAATAGATTGGAACTGGGGCATTTTCCTGCAATCTGCTCCGTTCGGGAATACCACCTATTTGGGGTGGATTATTTCCGGCCTGCAAGTCACCGTATCACTTTCCTTGTGCGCCTGGGTCATCGCCTTCCTGCTGGGCTCACTGCTGGGTATTCTGCGTACCGTCCCCAACCGCCTGCTGTCCGGCATCGGCACCTGTTATGTGGAACTGTTTCGCAACGTGCCGCTGATTGTCCAGTTCTTCAGTTGGTATCTGGTGGTACCAGAGTTACTGCCGGCCAACATCGGCATGTGGTTTAAAGCCGAACTGGACCCCAATATCCAGTTTTTCCTGTCTTCGATGTTTTGTCTGGGTATGTTCACCGCCGCACGCGTGTGCGAACAGGTGCGGGCAGGTATTCAGTCGCTGCCGCGTGGCCAGAAGGCCGCCGGGCTGGCGATCGGTCTGACCCTTCCCCAGACCTACCGTTATGTCTTGCTGCCCAACGCCTACCGGGTGGTGGTGCCGCCGCTGACGTCGGAAATGCTCAATCTGGTGAAAAATTCCGCCATCGCCTCCACCATCGGTCTGGTGGACATGGCGGCGCAGGCCGGCAAACTGCTGGATTACTCCGCCCACGCCTATGAGTCCTTCAGCGCTATCACGCTGGCCTATATCGGCATCAACGCCATCATCATGCTGATCATGCAGATTGTGGAGCGTAAAACCCGTCTGCCGGGCAATCTGGGGAGCAAATAA
- a CDS encoding amino acid ABC transporter ATP-binding protein translates to MIFLKNVSKWYGQFQVLTDCSTEVKKGEVVVVCGPSGSGKSTLIKTVNGLEPIQQGQIDVNGITVNDKRTNLAQLRAKVGMVFQHFELFPHLSIVDNLTLAQVKVLKRNKETAREKGLKLLARVGLSAHANKFPGQLSGGQQQRVAIARALCMDPVAMLFDEPTSALDPEMINEVLDVMVELAQEGMTMMVVTHEMGFARKVAHRVIFMDEGKIIEDTRKEDFFSNPQSDRAKDFLAKILH, encoded by the coding sequence ATGATTTTCCTGAAAAATGTGTCTAAATGGTATGGTCAATTTCAGGTGCTGACCGACTGCTCCACCGAAGTGAAAAAAGGTGAAGTGGTAGTGGTTTGCGGACCTTCCGGCTCCGGAAAATCGACCTTAATCAAAACCGTTAACGGCCTGGAGCCGATCCAGCAAGGTCAGATCGACGTTAACGGCATCACTGTCAACGACAAACGCACCAATCTGGCGCAACTGCGCGCCAAAGTCGGTATGGTGTTCCAGCATTTTGAGCTGTTTCCCCATTTGTCCATCGTCGACAACCTGACGCTGGCACAGGTCAAGGTACTTAAACGCAACAAAGAGACTGCCCGCGAGAAGGGGCTGAAGCTGCTGGCGCGCGTCGGCCTGTCGGCGCATGCCAACAAGTTCCCCGGGCAGTTGTCCGGCGGCCAGCAACAGCGAGTGGCTATCGCCCGCGCGCTATGCATGGACCCGGTGGCGATGCTGTTTGACGAACCGACCTCGGCGCTCGACCCTGAAATGATCAATGAAGTGCTAGACGTGATGGTGGAGCTGGCGCAAGAAGGCATGACCATGATGGTGGTGACCCACGAGATGGGGTTCGCCCGCAAAGTGGCGCACCGCGTTATCTTCATGGATGAAGGCAAGATCATTGAAGACACCCGCAAAGAGGACTTCTTCAGCAACCCGCAATCTGACCGCGCTAAAGACTTTCTGGCGAAAATCCTGCATTAA
- a CDS encoding glutamate/aspartate ABC transporter substrate-binding protein codes for MQLRKLALSVMLISTTATMAYAEEQAASAPKEDKSIPTLKKVKDSGVIVIGHRESSVPFSYYDNEQKVVGYSQAYSDKIVEAVKKAVGAPNLQVKLLPITSQNRIPLLQNGTFDLECGSTTNNLERQQQAAFSNTIFVIGTRLLTKKDSGIKDFTDLNGKAVVVTSGTTSEVLLNKMNEEKKLNLRIISAKDHGDSFRTLESSRAVAFMMDDALLAGERAKAKNPDEWVIVGTPQSHEAYGCMLRKNDPEFKKLVDDTIAQVQTSGEAVKWYEHWFTQPIPPKNLNLNYVLSDDMKALFKTPNDKAL; via the coding sequence ATGCAATTGCGTAAACTGGCACTGTCGGTAATGTTGATCAGCACAACAGCCACTATGGCTTATGCAGAAGAACAGGCAGCCTCGGCCCCCAAAGAAGACAAATCGATCCCCACGCTGAAAAAAGTCAAAGACAGCGGTGTTATCGTTATTGGCCATCGTGAATCGTCCGTACCGTTTTCCTATTACGACAATGAGCAAAAAGTCGTAGGCTATTCACAGGCTTACTCCGACAAAATTGTTGAGGCCGTCAAAAAAGCCGTCGGGGCGCCCAACCTGCAGGTGAAATTGCTGCCCATCACCTCTCAGAACCGTATCCCGCTGCTGCAAAACGGCACCTTCGACCTGGAGTGCGGCTCCACCACCAACAACCTGGAACGCCAGCAGCAGGCTGCCTTCTCCAATACCATCTTTGTTATCGGCACGCGTCTGCTGACCAAAAAAGATTCCGGCATCAAAGACTTCACCGATCTGAACGGCAAAGCAGTGGTTGTTACCTCCGGCACCACCTCTGAAGTGTTGCTGAACAAGATGAATGAAGAGAAGAAACTGAACCTGCGCATCATCAGCGCCAAGGACCACGGTGATTCCTTCCGTACCCTGGAGAGCAGCCGCGCGGTGGCCTTCATGATGGACGATGCACTGCTGGCGGGCGAACGCGCCAAAGCCAAAAATCCGGATGAGTGGGTTATTGTCGGTACGCCGCAATCTCACGAAGCCTACGGCTGCATGCTGCGTAAGAACGACCCTGAATTCAAGAAACTAGTGGACGACACCATCGCTCAGGTACAAACCTCCGGTGAAGCCGTCAAATGGTACGAGCACTGGTTTACCCAACCGATCCCGCCCAAAAATCTTAATCTGAACTATGTCCTGTCCGACGACATGAAGGCACTGTTCAAGACACCGAACGATAAGGCGCTGTAA
- the rsfS gene encoding ribosome silencing factor — protein MQSQALQDFVIDKLDDLKGRDIVTLDVKGKSSITDCMIICTGTSSRHVTSIADHVVQESRAAGLMPLGVEGENDADWVVVDLGDVIVHVMQEESRHLYELEKLWG, from the coding sequence TTGCAAAGCCAAGCACTCCAGGATTTCGTTATTGATAAACTTGACGATTTGAAAGGTCGGGATATTGTTACCCTCGATGTAAAAGGGAAATCCAGTATCACTGACTGTATGATTATTTGTACCGGCACATCCAGCCGCCATGTCACCTCTATCGCCGATCACGTTGTGCAGGAATCCCGCGCCGCCGGGCTGATGCCGCTGGGCGTTGAAGGGGAAAACGACGCCGACTGGGTCGTGGTCGATCTCGGCGACGTGATAGTCCATGTGATGCAGGAAGAGAGCCGCCACCTGTACGAACTGGAAAAACTCTGGGGCTGA
- the lptE gene encoding LPS assembly lipoprotein LptE has protein sequence MRHPFLTLVLGLVVLMTAGCGFHLRGTTQMPEQLHNLILDSGDPYGPMTRAIREQLRLNNVNIMENTTRKDLPSFRFMGDHLTRNTVSIFQDGKTAEYQLVLEVKAQVLIPGDDIYPLSVTIFRSFFDNPLAALAKDAEQDIVLREMRDQAAQQLVRKLLTIKRSQNAKIQQKAQDATSVPARP, from the coding sequence GTGCGACACCCGTTTTTAACGCTGGTGCTGGGGCTGGTGGTCTTGATGACCGCCGGCTGCGGCTTTCATCTGCGCGGCACGACTCAGATGCCGGAGCAGTTGCATAATCTGATTCTGGACAGCGGCGACCCCTACGGCCCGATGACGCGGGCCATCCGTGAACAGTTGCGTCTCAACAACGTCAACATCATGGAAAATACCACACGTAAGGATCTGCCGTCCTTCCGCTTTATGGGAGACCATCTGACCCGCAACACCGTCTCTATTTTCCAGGATGGGAAAACAGCGGAGTACCAGCTGGTTCTGGAAGTTAAGGCACAGGTGCTGATTCCAGGTGATGACATCTATCCGCTCAGCGTGACGATTTTCCGCTCCTTCTTCGATAACCCGCTTGCCGCACTGGCTAAAGACGCCGAGCAGGATATCGTGCTGCGTGAAATGCGTGACCAGGCGGCCCAGCAATTGGTACGAAAACTACTGACGATCAAAAGAAGTCAGAACGCGAAAATCCAGCAGAAGGCGCAGGACGCGACATCCGTACCGGCACGCCCATGA
- the nadD gene encoding nicotinate-nucleotide adenylyltransferase, with amino-acid sequence MRYSDLSTFPVTQPLTAYFGGTFDPIHYGHLRPVAALAQEIGLQRVILLPNNVPPHREQPEASASQRKIMVELAVRDNPQFQIDDRELQRVTPSYTIETLEALRAEKGADAPLAFVIGQDSLLTLHRWHRWQEILDYCHLLVCARPGYRRQLDTPELEAWLAAHQTHDVEQLHRRCHGLIYLAHTPLLPISATDIRHRRQQGLGCHDLLPDSVLKYIDTHGLYR; translated from the coding sequence TTGAGGTATAGCGATTTGTCGACATTTCCGGTCACCCAGCCCCTGACCGCTTACTTTGGCGGCACGTTTGACCCGATTCACTACGGGCATCTGCGCCCGGTCGCCGCGCTGGCGCAGGAAATCGGTCTGCAGCGGGTCATTCTGCTGCCCAACAACGTACCGCCGCACCGCGAGCAGCCGGAAGCCAGCGCCAGCCAGCGCAAAATCATGGTTGAGTTAGCGGTACGCGACAACCCGCAGTTTCAGATAGACGATCGTGAGCTGCAGCGCGTCACCCCCTCCTACACCATTGAGACGCTGGAAGCGCTACGCGCCGAAAAAGGCGCCGACGCACCGCTGGCGTTCGTTATCGGGCAGGATTCGCTGTTAACGCTGCACCGCTGGCACCGCTGGCAGGAAATACTGGATTACTGCCATCTGCTGGTCTGCGCCCGCCCCGGCTACCGCCGGCAGTTGGATACTCCCGAGTTGGAAGCCTGGCTGGCTGCACACCAGACTCACGATGTCGAGCAGTTGCACCGCCGTTGCCACGGGCTGATTTACCTCGCCCATACCCCCCTGCTGCCGATTTCCGCCACCGACATCCGCCATCGTCGGCAACAGGGCCTCGGTTGCCATGATCTGCTGCCCGACAGTGTGCTGAAGTATATTGACACACACGGACTCTATCGATAG
- a CDS encoding zinc ribbon-containing protein encodes MSKVVQYYRELMSAVTEWLSHGERDMDKLMSDARRQLQETNELTQKEIEQVILALQRDLAAFSLSYEASQNAFSESVFVRVVRESLWQNLADITDKTQLEWREVLKDVSHHGVYHSGEVVGLGNLVCEQCHHHIAFYTPEVLPLCPKCGHDQFHRQPFSP; translated from the coding sequence ATGAGCAAAGTCGTTCAGTATTACCGGGAACTGATGTCCGCCGTTACCGAATGGTTAAGCCACGGCGAGCGGGACATGGATAAGCTGATGTCGGATGCCCGGCGCCAGTTGCAGGAAACCAATGAACTGACGCAAAAGGAGATTGAGCAGGTAATCCTGGCGCTCCAGCGTGATCTGGCGGCTTTTTCCCTCAGCTACGAGGCGAGCCAGAATGCTTTTTCCGAAAGCGTGTTCGTGCGCGTGGTCCGCGAAAGCCTGTGGCAGAATCTGGCGGACATCACCGATAAGACGCAATTGGAATGGCGCGAAGTGCTTAAGGATGTCAGTCATCACGGCGTGTATCACAGCGGCGAGGTGGTAGGGCTCGGCAATTTGGTGTGCGAGCAGTGCCATCACCACATCGCTTTTTATACTCCGGAGGTGCTGCCGCTGTGCCCGAAATGCGGCCATGACCAGTTCCATCGCCAGCCGTTTTCGCCCTGA
- the gltK gene encoding glutamate/aspartate ABC transporter permease GltK, with protein sequence MYNFDWSSIPPSLPYLIKGMGVTLEITLIAVVVGIVWGTVLAVMRLSPIKPVSWFAKLYVNLFRSVPLVMVLLWFYLIVPSFLQNVLGLSPKTDIRLVSAMVAFSLFEAAYYSEIIRAGIQSISRGQSSAALALGMTHWQSMRLVILPQAFRAMIPLLLTQGIVLFQDTSLVYVLSLADFFRTASTIGERDGTQVEMILFAGFVYFVISLSASMLVNYLKRRTV encoded by the coding sequence ATGTACAACTTTGACTGGAGTTCAATTCCACCCAGCCTGCCTTATCTAATCAAGGGGATGGGCGTCACGCTGGAAATCACCCTGATCGCGGTCGTGGTGGGGATTGTCTGGGGCACCGTGCTGGCGGTGATGCGCCTGTCGCCCATCAAACCCGTCAGTTGGTTTGCGAAACTGTACGTCAACTTGTTCCGCTCGGTGCCGTTGGTGATGGTGCTGCTGTGGTTCTATCTGATCGTGCCAAGCTTCTTACAAAATGTGCTTGGCCTTTCTCCGAAAACCGATATTCGGCTGGTATCAGCTATGGTAGCCTTCTCACTGTTTGAGGCAGCCTATTATTCCGAGATTATCCGCGCCGGTATCCAGAGTATCTCCCGCGGGCAGTCCTCCGCCGCACTGGCTCTGGGGATGACCCACTGGCAATCCATGCGGCTGGTGATTCTGCCTCAGGCATTCCGGGCCATGATTCCCTTGCTGCTGACTCAGGGTATCGTGCTGTTTCAGGATACCTCGCTGGTGTACGTGCTCAGTCTGGCGGACTTCTTCCGTACCGCATCCACCATCGGCGAACGTGACGGCACCCAGGTAGAAATGATCCTGTTCGCCGGGTTTGTGTATTTTGTTATCAGCCTCTCGGCGTCGATGCTGGTCAATTATTTGAAGAGAAGGACGGTTTGA
- the rlmH gene encoding 23S rRNA (pseudouridine(1915)-N(3))-methyltransferase RlmH gives MKLQLVAVGTKMPDWVQTGFTDYLRRFPKDMPFELVEIPAGKRGKNADIKRILEREGELMLAAVGKGNRIVTLDIPGSRWETPQLAQQLERWKQDGRDISLLIGGPEGLAPQCKAAAEQSWSLSPLTLPHPLVRVLVAESLYRAWSITTNHPYHRE, from the coding sequence ATGAAGCTGCAACTGGTCGCCGTCGGCACCAAAATGCCTGACTGGGTGCAGACCGGCTTTACCGACTACCTCCGTCGTTTTCCCAAAGACATGCCGTTTGAACTGGTGGAAATTCCGGCGGGTAAGCGCGGCAAGAACGCAGATATCAAACGGATTCTGGAACGGGAAGGTGAACTGATGCTGGCGGCCGTAGGCAAAGGCAATCGCATCGTGACGCTGGATATTCCCGGTTCGCGTTGGGAAACGCCGCAGTTGGCGCAGCAACTGGAGCGCTGGAAACAGGACGGACGCGATATCAGCCTGCTGATTGGCGGCCCGGAAGGGCTGGCGCCGCAGTGCAAAGCCGCAGCGGAGCAAAGCTGGTCGCTGTCGCCGCTGACGTTGCCGCATCCGCTGGTGCGCGTGCTGGTGGCGGAAAGTCTGTACCGAGCCT